One stretch of Harmonia axyridis chromosome 1, icHarAxyr1.1, whole genome shotgun sequence DNA includes these proteins:
- the LOC123683797 gene encoding uncharacterized protein LOC123683797, giving the protein MPNNFLPYHEWYSLSNIKLADPTFHSPGPVDMLVGAAIFPLILRTGRLPGNLKQPSALQTVFGWILMGNTSSPSASISSFHLTANSVIDSTLRQFWEIEEIPKSEISSPDDALCEKIFDDNYSRDSTGRYTVMLPFKEGINKSFGDTYTMALRRLFSLERRFKTSPDFYNEYKMFMKDYLDCDHMTLLPNASPSVDEYYIPHHAVINRNSPSTKLRVVFDSSAKVSGNVSLNEILLTGPKLQKDVMALLLNFRFYKVVFTADIKQMYRQILVHPSHRRFQRILFRFSLSDPVRVYELNTVTYGVASSPYIALRTLKQLSSDEAMAFPSAVSVLRSETYVDDILSGGDSLEEARGLQNELISLLRRGGFELRKWSSNRTELIDHFPPDHRHQESLNFDDSVLKILGLRWFPAGDHFSYVIDSTERPVTKRTILSDLARIFDPIGFLTPFTFLAKHLIQHLWTLGLQWDDVPPSELTDRWNQCKSELQVLSTLRIPRRIFTQSFTKCEAHGFGDSSEKGYAAVVYFRFINPDGSINISLIGAKSRVSPIKRISLPKLELCAALLLSKLLSFIIKSYGPSLKVDEIFAWSDSTVVLHWIKSSPYRWKSFVSNRTSQIQELVPPDRWYYVKSQDNPADCASRGMSPSGLLDHSLWWAGPPWLQSKDPIGKPGDPKIEEMLTGEERQVVLSTFASSDVFDDLIMRYSSFFKLQQVVIYLFRFSFNLRSPHSKRIGSILSVERKQALNFLIKCVQQRVFGEEIQNLRLNRPITVKYLQKLNLFIGDDDILRVGGRLTFSGLQYDHKFPALLPNKHLFTDIFIQHFHRLYLHPGSQTLQFLLSQQVWILSARKAIRRVTSKCLVCFRSNPKPLQPLMGNLPSYRVNQLKPFQCVGVDFGGPFLVTMSKGRGIKSTKAYICLFVCFSTKALHLELVSDLTSEAFLAALKRFIARRGRCTRIFSDGGSNFKGAQRELISYMKCAVEAEKIDWDFNPPSAPHFGGLWEIGIKSVKSHLYKLIGDQILSYEEMYTVLVQIEAVLNSRPLCPLSTDPNDLSVLTPGHFLTLAPISDIPEPDLSNVSLNRLSRWQLITRLHQDFWKRWHVEYLNTLQQRTKWFTPRDSQLSVGQLVLIRDEQLPPRRWRMARVIDVHLGKDGIARVATVRTVSGILQRPVVKLCPLPGQA; this is encoded by the coding sequence ATGCCTAACAACTTTCTACCCTACCATGAGTGGTATTCTCTTTCTAATATCAAACTGGCTGACCCAACCTTTCATTCTCCTGGTCCAGTTGATATGCTAGTAGGAGCAGCTATCTTTCCTCTCATTCTGAGAACAGGTCGTTTGCCAGGTAATCTGAAACAACCTTCTGCGTTACAAACTGTATTCGGTTGGATATTGATGGGAAACACCTCTAGTCCATCAGCTAGCATCAGCTCTTTTCACTTAACAGCTAATTCTGTAATTGACTCAACGCTTAGACAATTTtgggaaattgaagaaattcccAAATCTGAAATTTCTTCACCAGATGATGCCCTGTGTGAGAAGATATTTGACGATAATTACTCTCGTGATTCAACAGGTCGTTACACGGTTATGTTACCCTTCAAAGAAGGGATAAACAAATCCTTTGGAGATACATATACCATGGCCTTGCGACGTCTGTTTTCACTGGAACGAAGATTCAAAACCTCTCCTGATTTCTATAACGAGTACAAGATGTTCATGAAAGATTACCTCGATTGTGATCACATGACTTTACTCCCAAATGCCAGTCCATCTGTTGACGAATATTATATACCACATCATGCCGTTATCAACCGAAATAGTCCTTCTACAAAACTTAGAGTAGTGTTTGACTCCTCAGCGAAGGTTTCAGGCAATGTGTCCCTGAATGAGATTCTTTTGACCGGTCCAAAGCTCCAGAAAGATGTGATGGCTCTTCTGCTCAATTTTCGGTTTTATAAGGTTGTTTTCACTGCTGACATCAAACAAATGTACAGGCAGATTCTCGTTCACCCATCACATAGACGATTTCAGCGAATTCTTTTCAGATTCTCTCTCTCAGATCCCGTTCGAGTATACGAGTTGAACACTGTTACGTATGGTGTTGCTTCATCTCCCTATATAGCTCTTCGGACGTTGAAACAATTATCTTCTGATGAGGCGATGGCTTTTCCTTCAGCGGTGAGCGTTTTACGGTCCGAAacatatgtagatgacatcttATCAGGTGGAGATAGCTTGGAGGAGGCTCGAGGTTTGCAGAACGAGTTGATTTCTTTATTGAGGCGTGGTGGATTTGAACTCAGAAAATGGTCCAGTAACAGAACTGAGCTAATAGATCATTTTCCTCCAGATCATCGACATCAAGAATCGTTGAATTTCGATGATTCTGTATTGAAAATTCTGGGACTCAGGTGGTTTCCAGCCGGAGATCATTTCTCCTATGTTATAGATTCTACCGAAAGACCAGTTACAAAACGAACAATTCTTTCAGACTTGGCACGAATCTTTGACCCAATTGGTTTTCTGACACCATTCACTTTCCTGGCCAAACATCTCATCCAACACCTTTGGACTCTAGGTCTCCAGTGGGACGATGTTCCTCCATCGGAACTAACGGATCGTTGGAATCAATGTAAATCCGAGTTGCAGGTTCTTtccactctgcgaataccacgCAGAATCTTCACTCAATCATTTACTAAATGTGAAGCCCACGGATTTGGGGACAGCAGCGAGAAGGGGTATGCCGCTGTTGTTTACTTCCGATTTATCAATCCAGatggttcaataaatatttctttgattGGCGCAAAGTCTCGAGTTTCACCAATCAAACGCATTTCTTTACCTAAGTTGGAGTTATGTGCCGCTCTTCTCCTTTCAAAATTACTTTCcttcataataaaatcatatggACCCTCATTGAAAGTGGATGAAATATTCGCATGGTCAGACTCCACCGTGGTTCTTCATTGGATCAAGTCATCGCCCTATCGCTGGAAGAGTTTCGTGAGCAATCGTACCTCCCAAATTCAGGAATTAGTTCCTCCTGATCGATGGTATTATGTGAAGTCTCAAGATAATCCGGCAGATTGTGCCTCTAGAGGCATGTCTCCGTCTGGTTTACTCGACCATTCCTTATGGTGGGCGGGACCTCCTTGGCTTCAGTCCAAGGATCCAATAGGAAAACCTGGTGatccaaaaattgaagaaatgctAACTGGAGAAGAACGGCAGGTTGTTTTATCAACCTTCGCCTCATCCGACGTATTTGACGATCTTATAATGAGATATTCCTCTTTCTTTAAACTTCAACAGGTTGTAATTTATCTATTTCGTTTTTCCTTCAATCTCAGAAGTCCTCACTCCAAACGAATCGGTAGTATCTTATCCGTGGAAAGAAAACAAGCTCTCAATTTTCTCATCAAATGTGTTCAGCAAAGAGTTTTTGGTGAGGAAATTCAAAATCTTCGATTAAACCGTCCTATTACCGTGAAATATCTTCAAAAACTCAATCTCTTCATTGGAGATGATGACATTTTGAGAGTGGGTGGTCGATTAACGTTTTCTGGCCTTCAGTATGACCATAAATTTCCAGCATTATTGCCTAATAAACATTTGTTCAcggatatattcattcaacattttcatcgGTTGTACCTTCATCCCGGTTCACAAACGTTACAGTTTCTTCTATCCCAGCAAGTTTGGATTTTGTCTGCAAGAAAGGCTATTCGTAGAGTTACTTCCAAATGTCTCGTTTGCTTCCGCTCCAATCCCAAACCTCTACAGCCCTTGATGGGCAATCTTCCATCGTACCGCGTCAATCAATTAAAGCCCTTTCAATGTGTAGGAGTCGATTTTGGCGGTCCTTTTCTTGTTACGATGTCAAAAGGTCGGGGCATCAAATCAACTAAAGCGTATATTTGCCTCTTTGTGTGCTTTTCGACAAAAGCTCTGCATTTAGAACTAGTGTCAGATTTGACTAGTGAGGCATTTCTGGCTGCTTTAAAACGGTTCATTGCGCGCAGAGGTAGGTGCACTAGAATTTTTAGTGACGGTGGCAGTAATTTCAAGGGTGCTCAGAGAGAACTCATTTCATACATGAAGTGCGCTGTGGAAGCAGAGAAAATAGACTGGGATTTCAATCCTCCTTCAGCTCCTCATTTTGGAGGGTTGTGGGAAATCGGTATTAAATCTGTTAAATCACATCTATACAAACTGATTGGTGATCAAATTCTTTCTTATGAGGAGATGTATACCGTGCTGGTTCAAATCGAGGCGGTCTTGAACTCCCGGCCACTTTGTCCTCTCAGTACAGATCCAAATGACTTATCGGTACTCACTCCGGGACATTTTCTCACACTGGCTCCTATTTCCGATATTCCTGAGCCTGACTTATCCAATGTGTCCCTCAATAGATTATCTAGGTGGCAGTTGATCACTCGGTTGCATCAAGATTTCTGGAAAAGGTGGCATGTCGAATATTTGAATACGTTGCAACAACGGACCAAATGGTTCACACCACGAGATTCCCAATTATCTGTGGGACAACTTGTGTTGATCAGGGATGAGCAACTGCCTCCTCGACGTTGGCGCATGGCTCGCGTGATTGATGTCCATTTGGGCAAGGACGGTATAGCACGAGTGGCTACCGTTCGCACTGTTAGCGGTATTCTGCAAAGACCGGTAGTAAAATTGTGCCCTCTTCCGGGGCAAGCATGA